Below is a genomic region from Flexibacter flexilis DSM 6793.
TGATAACGACTCTGTGAGAGGCATTGAAGAATTTTTATTGGAAAAAGGCTTTGAACCAATAATTGAAAAAGTGTTTGACGAAGCTAACCTTGACCAATTCATTACAAAACACACCTATGATTTAATTATTTCGGATTACAATCTGAATAATACGACAGGAGATGTTGTTATTAAACAAATCCGAGATGAAAAGCATTTAGACACAGAAATTCTTTTTTATACAGCGCAAGACAGCTATATGAACAACGATCAAGTAATAAAAAATCTTGCTTTTAAAGAACGATTAACTTTTAAAGTTGGAAGAGATGGATTGTTTCAAAAAATTGAAAAAGTCATTGATCTAACTCTCAAAAAACTTCTTGAATTAAATGCAACACGAGGTTTAATTACAGCAGCCACAAGTGAATTAGATGTAGAAATAGAAGAAATTGTAATGCAATTAGTTTCTATGCAAAATAAAAGTGAT
It encodes:
- a CDS encoding response regulator gives rise to the protein MKFEYKILWIDNDLQSYIDNDSVRGIEEFLLEKGFEPIIEKVFDEANLDQFITKHTYDLIISDYNLNNTTGDVVIKQIRDEKHLDTEILFYTAQDSYMNNDQVIKNLAFKERLTFKVGRDGLFQKIEKVIDLTLKKLLELNATRGLITAATSELDVEIEEIVMQLVSMQNKSDKDLRQIVTDKVFTKMERTVNTFWGNYSNFQDYFPKIDAVKKWEILRYLLKPLKSKKQEINTFLENNKTYQDQVITIRNQFAHVKAVEENGVLKLKGKEDIEFDENKCIEIRKNLIAHKGYIEILRQILNDKTNNL